CTCATTATGAAGTTCTTGCAGTAAATGGTGACTTAACTGACAACGGACTGCCAGAAGAATATGATCTTTTCAACACCATTCTTCATGCAAATTTAAACCAAAATGCCAGCAAATTTTTAGTTATCGGAAATCATGAATGGAGGGAGAAAAAGCCAGGCAGTGTTTCAACTGTTACAGATCAACATTTAATAAAACGTTTTCTAATAAAGGAAAATGTTCCAGGCCTTTATTATGACCAATGGATCAAAGGTTATCATTTTATCGCAATGGCCGGAGAAAAATCTGCTGCAACATTAATAGCTGCTAACTATAGTAAAAAAGAAGCAGATGGCGCCTATCTTTCTGATCGTCAATTAAGGTGGCTGGAACAGACTCTTGCCGACGGTGCTGAAAATGGCAAGCCGATCTTTGTCTTTTTACACCAGCCCATTAAAGGTACGGTTTATGGCAGTGAATGGGGCACTGTATTTCAAGCTCAAAAACTATTGGCCCTATTGAAAAAATACCCTCAAGTCATTCTTTTTACAGGGCATTCTCATTATCCTTTAATTGATCCAAGAAGTATCATTCAAGATGGCATTACGATGGTCAATACAAGCTCTGTAGCCTATACCTACACTCCCGAGACCGGAGCCGATGATTATAAATCTCAAGGCCTGGTGGTCAATGTTTATGATCATAAAATTGAACTAAAGGAAAGAGAATTTAATACAGGCAGTTGGATCAGAACCGTTACAATCCCTATCAAAGCCTCCAACTAGCTGCAAGAATAGCTGGTTGGAGGCTTTGATATTGGTATGGGTTTATTTTTCTAATTCCGCAATCATCTCAAATAGAAAACGATAAATTAATTGGTAGCCTTCTC
Above is a genomic segment from Neobacillus endophyticus containing:
- a CDS encoding metallophosphoesterase family protein, translated to MVKFIISLFMSLNFFGYHPFQSEHAQVNQSKEAHVAEQSNQTLQTVHQISENQNNSILQTEPKLQFAVISDTHISTISWNGTKLKAALKDLKKVAPHYEVLAVNGDLTDNGLPEEYDLFNTILHANLNQNASKFLVIGNHEWREKKPGSVSTVTDQHLIKRFLIKENVPGLYYDQWIKGYHFIAMAGEKSAATLIAANYSKKEADGAYLSDRQLRWLEQTLADGAENGKPIFVFLHQPIKGTVYGSEWGTVFQAQKLLALLKKYPQVILFTGHSHYPLIDPRSIIQDGITMVNTSSVAYTYTPETGADDYKSQGLVVNVYDHKIELKEREFNTGSWIRTVTIPIKASN